A genomic window from Candidatus Binataceae bacterium includes:
- a CDS encoding glutamine synthetase III, which translates to MSGSSGRLQAIEAVTNYHPISEPLSFAKVPASEFFGTNVFSKAVMKERLPKPVYKSLMHTIDTGASLDPTIADTVAASMKDWAIEKGATHYAHVFYPLTGFTAEKHDSFLSPDGEGGVLTEFAGKTLIQGEPDASSFPNGGIRATFEARGYTAWDVTSPAYILENPNGITLCIPTAFVSWTGEALDKKTPLLRSMQALNKQAQRILKLFGHMNPATVVANAGPEQEYFLIDRHFYFSRPDLLASGRTLFGAPPPKGQEFEDHYFGAIPERVLAFMLETERELFKLGIPAKTRHNEVAPGQFELAPLFEQANLATDHQQLTMVTLKRVAEKYGMACLLHEKPFAGVNGSGKHVNYSMGNATQGNLLDPGDTPHANAQFLVFCAAVIRAVHRWAGLLRAVVATASNDHRLGANEAPPAIISIFLGDQLADIFDQVAKGGAKSSKQKETLKIGVDSLPTLPKDAGDRNRTSPFAFTGNRFEFRAVGSGQSIAGSLVAMNTIVAESLDYIATKLEKATASDPSQLNVAIQKMLEEILAEHGSVVFNGDGYTESWHKEAEKRGLPNLRSCVEALPMLGTKEAVELFSKYGVLTERELLSREEVYLEQYCLSVSLEARTMIEMAKTIIFPAAIRYQGELATTCASLKAVGYVFDTDTLDKMTALVKELQDGIVKLEASLAEHGGGKTKLDHARHLNQAVLPAMAAVRKTSDTLEGIVADDLWPLATYQEMLFIK; encoded by the coding sequence TTGAGCGGAAGCAGCGGTCGCTTACAGGCCATCGAGGCCGTGACCAACTATCACCCGATTTCGGAACCACTTTCATTTGCAAAAGTCCCGGCCAGCGAGTTTTTCGGCACTAACGTTTTCAGCAAGGCCGTGATGAAGGAGCGGCTCCCAAAACCGGTTTACAAATCGTTGATGCACACGATCGACACCGGAGCTTCGCTCGATCCGACGATCGCCGACACCGTCGCGGCGTCGATGAAGGATTGGGCGATCGAAAAAGGCGCGACTCATTATGCGCACGTCTTTTACCCGTTGACCGGATTCACCGCCGAAAAGCATGACAGCTTTCTTTCCCCGGATGGCGAAGGCGGCGTGCTCACCGAGTTCGCAGGCAAGACCCTGATCCAGGGCGAGCCCGACGCTTCGAGTTTTCCCAACGGTGGAATTCGCGCGACGTTCGAAGCCCGCGGCTATACGGCGTGGGACGTCACCAGCCCGGCGTACATCCTCGAAAACCCCAACGGTATCACGCTCTGCATCCCGACCGCGTTCGTCTCGTGGACGGGCGAGGCGCTCGATAAGAAGACGCCGCTCCTGCGCTCGATGCAGGCGCTCAACAAGCAGGCGCAGCGGATTCTGAAACTGTTCGGGCATATGAATCCCGCGACCGTGGTGGCGAATGCCGGACCGGAGCAGGAGTATTTTCTGATCGATCGGCACTTCTACTTTTCGCGTCCCGACTTGCTGGCGAGCGGGAGAACGCTCTTCGGCGCGCCGCCGCCCAAGGGACAGGAATTCGAGGATCATTATTTCGGCGCGATTCCGGAGCGCGTGCTCGCCTTCATGCTCGAGACCGAGCGCGAGCTCTTCAAGCTGGGAATCCCGGCCAAGACTCGCCACAACGAAGTGGCGCCGGGCCAGTTCGAACTCGCGCCGCTATTCGAGCAGGCCAACCTCGCAACCGATCATCAGCAATTGACGATGGTCACGCTGAAGAGGGTGGCCGAAAAATACGGGATGGCGTGTCTGCTGCACGAGAAGCCGTTCGCGGGCGTGAACGGCTCGGGCAAGCACGTCAACTACTCGATGGGCAACGCAACGCAGGGCAACCTGCTGGACCCTGGCGATACGCCGCATGCCAATGCGCAGTTCCTGGTGTTCTGCGCCGCGGTGATCCGTGCGGTCCATCGATGGGCCGGGCTGTTGCGCGCGGTTGTCGCAACCGCATCCAACGATCATCGGCTGGGCGCGAACGAGGCGCCGCCGGCGATCATTTCGATCTTCCTGGGCGATCAGCTGGCCGACATTTTCGACCAGGTCGCGAAGGGCGGTGCGAAAAGCTCCAAGCAAAAGGAGACCCTCAAGATCGGCGTCGATTCGCTACCGACGCTGCCCAAGGACGCTGGTGATCGCAATCGCACGAGTCCCTTCGCGTTTACGGGCAATCGTTTCGAGTTCCGCGCTGTCGGCTCCGGCCAATCGATCGCGGGTTCACTCGTCGCGATGAATACGATCGTCGCGGAGTCGCTCGATTACATCGCGACCAAGCTCGAAAAAGCCACGGCCTCCGATCCTTCGCAACTCAACGTTGCGATCCAGAAGATGCTCGAAGAAATCCTGGCCGAGCACGGATCGGTCGTCTTCAATGGCGACGGCTACACTGAGTCATGGCACAAGGAGGCGGAAAAACGCGGCCTGCCGAACCTGCGCAGCTGCGTCGAGGCGCTGCCAATGCTCGGCACCAAGGAAGCGGTCGAGTTGTTTTCCAAGTATGGCGTCCTGACCGAGCGCGAGCTGCTCAGCCGCGAGGAGGTTTACCTCGAGCAGTATTGTCTGTCGGTCTCGCTCGAAGCGCGCACCATGATCGAGATGGCCAAGACGATCATCTTTCCCGCGGCGATTCGCTATCAGGGCGAGCTCGCTACGACCTGCGCGAGTCTCAAGGCCGTAGGATACGTCTTCGATACTGATACGCTCGACAAGATGACTGCGCTGGTGAAGGAATTGCAGGACGGTATCGTGAAGCTCGAGGCCTCGCTCGCCGAGCATGGCGGCGGCAAGACCAAGCTCGATCACGCGAGGCATTTGAATCAGGCCGTGCTGCCTGCAATGGCGGCCGTGCGCAAGACCTCGGACACGCTCGAAGGAATCGTGGCCGACGATTTATGGCCGCTCGCGACCTATCAGGAGATGCTCTTCATCAAGTAA
- a CDS encoding LLM class F420-dependent oxidoreductase → MKTGVLTFLTSKSGNPGAIAREAENLGFESFFVAEHLVVPTEYTTRYPRSRDGKVPDFYGHLIDPFVALAIAASATSTIKIGTAICLLPERDVIETAKVTASIDHYSNGRLILGVGAGWFREEAEIMGVDFARRWQHLRESVEALRLLWSKDDVSYDGEIVKFPAVKVGPKPAQNPPPIWLGAHDPRYALKRVARYADGWCPGGLSAEKARECIPQIKAMATEYGRDPEKLEFSVLLMGGDGPSADQMKQYEDAGVTRIVVTASAVADDGVKIVQSLAAVPERAVSS, encoded by the coding sequence ATGAAAACAGGCGTGTTGACCTTTCTGACGAGTAAGTCGGGCAATCCTGGTGCGATCGCGCGGGAGGCGGAGAACCTTGGCTTCGAATCGTTCTTTGTTGCGGAGCATCTGGTGGTGCCGACGGAATATACGACGCGCTATCCGCGATCGCGTGACGGTAAGGTGCCCGACTTCTACGGTCACCTCATCGATCCGTTCGTGGCGCTTGCGATCGCGGCGAGCGCGACCTCGACGATCAAAATTGGCACCGCGATTTGTCTGTTGCCGGAGCGCGATGTGATCGAAACGGCTAAAGTCACCGCTTCGATCGATCACTACTCCAATGGCCGGCTGATCCTGGGCGTTGGTGCGGGATGGTTTCGCGAGGAAGCTGAAATCATGGGTGTGGATTTCGCGCGCCGCTGGCAGCATCTGCGCGAATCGGTCGAAGCCTTGCGCCTGCTCTGGAGCAAAGACGACGTCAGCTACGACGGCGAGATCGTGAAGTTTCCTGCAGTCAAGGTCGGTCCCAAGCCAGCGCAGAATCCTCCGCCGATCTGGCTCGGTGCGCATGATCCTCGCTATGCGCTCAAGCGTGTTGCGCGCTACGCCGACGGATGGTGTCCCGGCGGACTCAGCGCGGAAAAAGCGCGCGAGTGTATTCCGCAGATCAAGGCGATGGCGACCGAGTACGGCCGCGATCCTGAGAAGCTCGAGTTTTCAGTCCTGCTGATGGGCGGCGATGGTCCCAGTGCCGACCAGATGAAGCAATATGAAGACGCAGGCGTCACCCGAATCGTCGTGACTGCATCGGCAGTCGCCGACGACGGAGTGAAGATCGTTCAATCATTGGCCGCCGTGCCCGAGCGCGCGGTGAGCTCATGA
- a CDS encoding mechanosensitive ion channel domain-containing protein: MTQRILLTVGAALATLFVISVNVAAAPQRPDSRPSPASSTIFERRPLGFDRQTIEHLEFDIQKLPTAIPRLAGFARQQRAMLGRSGALMMMLLLVASFYAVFLRSRLAQRIKSTFTVFYGQLPEAGIKWFTSLSEIVAASLLPFALWLLWELVRALTGFEGPLFLFGGELLLAWTVYSLTLSIFAELVRRPLLPIPADQGNELFKLFRVALIYGTFVHIASRTAGIFGAPADALALIDAFLSLSLIVLVAALTLRRKTVLALLPDVPNILYRGFVRAFARLYPVIWMFTLAIALAQLAGFVNLANFLWARTWLPAGLFLLGVSINHLCQRALYRSLVEQNPERQNAADLYLSLSRLIRYAIALVTIGALTHLIGGLGPAYRALSQPVLTLGNQNVSIMVVAKAVVIVMLFFFSARLIRDYCEYRIYPQLNIDPGVANAINTFIVYVIVAIGVLASVEAVGLGLGTITLFAGAFGIGLGMGLQSMANNLTSGLTLIFTRALRKGDVVTTGETMGIIQEVGMRATRMKTPDAIEYLVPNSEFVDDKLVNWTKSDPFTRLHVPIGVSYEAEPEVVRQIMERVAANTANVEPNPPPEVRFANLGDSSLNFELLVWINVKQIQPDRVRSDLYFALFQALKECGIEIPFPQRDIRIRSTDGIAVVKRG; this comes from the coding sequence ATGACTCAGCGCATACTGCTGACAGTCGGCGCCGCGCTCGCCACCTTGTTCGTCATCAGCGTCAATGTCGCTGCGGCGCCGCAAAGACCTGACTCCAGGCCTTCACCAGCTTCGTCCACGATCTTCGAGCGTCGGCCGCTCGGTTTCGACCGCCAGACGATCGAGCATCTCGAGTTCGATATTCAAAAATTGCCGACCGCAATACCCCGCCTGGCGGGATTCGCCCGACAACAGCGTGCGATGCTCGGACGCTCAGGCGCGTTGATGATGATGTTGCTGTTGGTGGCGAGCTTCTACGCCGTATTTCTACGTTCCCGACTCGCGCAACGAATCAAATCGACCTTTACTGTCTTCTACGGGCAACTGCCCGAAGCCGGAATAAAATGGTTCACGTCGCTTTCGGAGATCGTCGCGGCGTCTCTCTTGCCATTCGCGTTGTGGCTCCTGTGGGAACTTGTCAGAGCACTCACGGGCTTTGAGGGGCCTCTTTTTCTATTTGGGGGAGAGCTTCTGCTCGCGTGGACCGTTTACTCGCTGACTCTCAGCATATTCGCCGAACTGGTCAGGCGGCCCCTACTGCCAATTCCAGCGGACCAGGGGAACGAGTTATTCAAACTCTTCCGTGTGGCGCTGATTTACGGGACTTTTGTCCATATCGCCTCGCGTACCGCCGGGATATTCGGCGCGCCTGCCGACGCCCTCGCACTGATCGACGCTTTCTTGAGTTTGTCTCTAATCGTACTCGTCGCGGCTCTTACTCTGCGCCGAAAGACGGTATTGGCGCTGTTGCCTGACGTTCCCAACATCCTCTACCGAGGATTTGTTAGAGCCTTCGCCCGCTTATATCCGGTCATCTGGATGTTCACCCTGGCGATCGCACTTGCCCAGCTTGCGGGCTTTGTGAATCTCGCCAACTTTTTGTGGGCGCGAACGTGGCTGCCCGCCGGTCTGTTCTTGTTGGGAGTCTCGATCAATCACCTATGCCAGCGCGCCCTTTACCGCTCTCTAGTGGAGCAAAACCCGGAGCGGCAAAATGCCGCCGATCTCTATCTCTCCCTGTCGCGGCTAATTCGGTACGCGATCGCGCTCGTCACGATCGGGGCGCTTACACACCTGATTGGCGGCCTCGGTCCGGCGTACCGCGCACTCTCCCAACCGGTCCTGACACTCGGCAATCAGAATGTCTCGATCATGGTGGTCGCCAAGGCGGTGGTGATCGTCATGCTGTTCTTTTTCAGCGCGCGGCTGATTCGCGACTACTGCGAGTATCGCATCTATCCTCAGCTCAACATCGATCCCGGCGTTGCCAACGCCATCAATACTTTCATCGTGTATGTGATTGTTGCGATCGGCGTGCTCGCCTCAGTCGAGGCTGTTGGTCTTGGTCTCGGAACCATCACGCTGTTCGCCGGAGCCTTCGGCATCGGCCTCGGTATGGGCCTTCAATCGATGGCGAACAATCTGACCAGCGGGCTTACATTGATTTTCACTCGCGCCCTGCGCAAAGGCGATGTCGTCACGACCGGCGAGACGATGGGCATAATCCAGGAAGTCGGCATGCGTGCGACGCGCATGAAAACTCCCGATGCGATCGAATACCTGGTGCCGAACTCCGAATTCGTCGATGACAAGCTGGTCAACTGGACAAAATCGGATCCCTTCACGCGGCTGCACGTTCCGATCGGAGTCTCCTACGAGGCCGAACCCGAGGTTGTGCGCCAGATTATGGAACGGGTCGCCGCGAACACTGCCAACGTCGAGCCCAACCCGCCGCCCGAAGTGCGTTTCGCCAACCTCGGGGATTCAAGCCTCAACTTCGAACTCCTGGTCTGGATCAACGTCAAGCAAATCCAACCGGATCGCGTGCGCAGCGACCTTTACTTCGCGCTCTTTCAAGCCCTCAAAGAATGCGGAATCGAAATACCATTTCCGCAACGCGATATTCGCATTCGGTCTACCGACGGCATCGCCGTCGTGAAGCGCGGCTAG
- a CDS encoding nitroreductase family deazaflavin-dependent oxidoreductase: MSQKEEFEKLPEGMPSWIRDHVELYLTDPDKARLWDSTVGGGPGPLPTLLLIARGAKSGKLRPLPLLYQEMDGKYVIIGSKGGAPTHPGWYVNLKANPECEIRVGSKRMRARARTASGDERTSGWQKMAEMYPPFNDYQKFAGARQIPVVVLDPIGPA; this comes from the coding sequence ATGAGCCAGAAAGAAGAGTTCGAGAAACTCCCTGAGGGGATGCCGAGTTGGATCAGGGACCACGTCGAGTTGTATCTCACTGATCCCGACAAGGCGCGGCTGTGGGATTCGACCGTTGGCGGGGGGCCTGGGCCGCTGCCGACTCTGCTCCTTATCGCGCGTGGCGCGAAGAGCGGGAAGCTGCGGCCGCTGCCGCTGCTATATCAGGAGATGGACGGCAAGTACGTCATCATCGGTTCCAAAGGCGGCGCGCCGACGCATCCGGGATGGTATGTGAATCTCAAGGCCAATCCGGAGTGCGAGATCCGCGTCGGTTCCAAGCGCATGCGCGCCCGCGCACGCACCGCCAGCGGTGACGAGCGAACGAGCGGCTGGCAGAAGATGGCTGAGATGTATCCGCCCTTCAACGACTACCAGAAGTTCGCGGGGGCCCGGCAGATCCCGGTGGTGGTTCTCGATCCGATTGGCCCCGCATGA
- a CDS encoding MFS transporter, protein MKQDRTSRRPSRRSPYAAIYLLFSRRFGSFWIGSLLSNLGTWMQQIAEPWLIVTLGGSAIMLGLDGFAMNAPVWVLTLLGGVLADTRDRKKVIATFQSIQMLCPALLIVLILTGTVRIWMIIALSLIVGITDALSMPAFQSIVPSIVESGQIGTAIALNSTQFNLSRVLGPAIAGVVMVRYGSVWCFGANTLSYVPLIVTVYLIGPVRKVSASLEMKTGAPWIKQILAIGSQPKLRNALLNVLVTGLFCAPLINFSPILVRNVFHSDALDFGKAVAAFGVGGLIGAVSVLAIEGMVARFKISSVAAIAFGALLVALAANRSLPVVNLLFVLCGAVMTIGNTSANSILQYTARDRVRGRTASLYMLAVRGGLSLGNLITGLSAAYLGIRAALLINGLLAILLQSLIARTSTTEDHVEPASRSVEPVQESTEREPWIRKGQR, encoded by the coding sequence ATGAAACAGGATCGAACATCGCGTCGGCCTTCGCGTAGATCTCCCTATGCGGCGATTTACCTGCTTTTCAGCCGGAGATTCGGTTCGTTCTGGATCGGGAGCCTGCTATCCAATCTGGGCACCTGGATGCAGCAAATTGCCGAACCATGGCTGATCGTCACGCTCGGCGGTTCCGCGATTATGCTGGGATTGGACGGCTTCGCGATGAACGCGCCGGTCTGGGTTCTCACGCTTTTGGGCGGGGTGCTGGCCGATACACGCGATAGAAAAAAGGTCATCGCGACTTTTCAGTCGATCCAGATGTTATGTCCGGCGCTCCTGATTGTTCTGATTCTGACCGGGACGGTGCGTATCTGGATGATTATCGCGCTGTCGCTGATCGTGGGAATCACGGATGCGCTATCGATGCCGGCCTTTCAATCGATCGTTCCTTCGATTGTCGAATCGGGACAGATCGGTACGGCGATTGCGCTGAATTCGACGCAGTTCAATTTGTCGCGAGTGCTGGGACCGGCGATAGCCGGCGTGGTCATGGTGCGCTACGGATCGGTCTGGTGCTTCGGCGCAAACACCCTGTCCTATGTCCCGCTAATCGTGACGGTTTATCTGATAGGCCCCGTGCGCAAGGTGAGCGCCAGTCTCGAAATGAAAACCGGTGCCCCCTGGATAAAACAGATCCTCGCGATCGGCAGCCAGCCAAAGCTCCGCAACGCGCTGCTGAACGTACTTGTCACAGGTCTGTTCTGTGCTCCTCTCATCAACTTCAGTCCCATCCTTGTGAGAAACGTATTTCATTCCGACGCGCTCGATTTCGGAAAGGCGGTCGCCGCCTTCGGCGTCGGAGGATTAATCGGAGCAGTTTCGGTGCTAGCCATCGAAGGGATGGTTGCGCGCTTCAAAATCAGCTCCGTGGCCGCGATCGCATTCGGCGCACTTTTGGTGGCACTAGCAGCCAATCGGTCCCTTCCGGTCGTTAACTTGTTGTTCGTACTTTGCGGCGCGGTAATGACTATCGGCAACACTTCCGCGAATTCCATCCTGCAGTACACGGCGCGGGATCGAGTTCGCGGCCGCACCGCCAGTCTTTACATGCTCGCGGTGCGAGGCGGCCTATCACTGGGAAACTTGATAACCGGCCTTTCCGCGGCTTATTTGGGTATCCGGGCAGCGCTCCTGATAAACGGGCTGCTCGCGATCTTGCTGCAAAGTTTAATCGCCAGAACCTCCACCACCGAAGACCATGTTGAACCCGCATCGCGATCCGTTGAACCCGTGCAGGAATCTACGGAGCGGGAGCCTTGGATCCGCAAAGGACAGCGGTAG
- the acsA gene encoding acetate--CoA ligase, giving the protein MAWEQIQKPREWQVVPNLVDYNKARAEFSWEAARRSLDGLPGGKGLNIAHEAVDRHAKGARRDHMALRWISKRNERRDFTYADLRLLTNRFANVLRRLGIARSERVFLLTGRIPELYISALGTLKNGNVFCPLFSAFGPDPIRQRIGIGDGRVLVTTATLYKRKVAGLRSSLPGLRYVLLIGDAKEIRSIPDTLDFSSLMAEASEDFEIAETRPDDLALLHFTSGTTGTPKGAMHVHEAVVAHHMTGHFALDFHPDDIFWCTADPGWVTGTSYGIIAPLTHGITSIIDEAEFDAERWYGLVQNERVTIWYTAPTAIRMMMKVGTEVISKFDLSNLRLVASVGEPLNPEAVVWGQSAFGLPIHDNWWQTETGGIMISNYRALNIRPGSMGLPLPGIEAGIVRRLRDGTVEMLNEPGVEGELALRPGWPSMFRGYLNEEARYRKCFAGGWYLTGDLARRDADGYFWFVGRADDVIKSSGHLIGPFEVESALLEHPAVAEAGVIGKPDPMAGEVVKAFVSLKPSFSAGEELREELLGFGRKKLGAVVAPKEIEFIASVPKTRSGKIMRRLLKARELGLPEGDTSTLENL; this is encoded by the coding sequence ATGGCCTGGGAGCAGATCCAAAAGCCGCGCGAATGGCAGGTCGTCCCTAACCTGGTCGACTATAACAAGGCGCGCGCCGAATTCTCGTGGGAAGCGGCGCGGCGCTCGCTCGATGGCCTACCCGGAGGCAAAGGCCTCAACATCGCCCACGAGGCAGTCGATCGTCACGCAAAGGGGGCGCGGCGCGATCATATGGCGCTGCGATGGATCAGCAAGCGCAACGAGCGGCGCGATTTCACCTACGCCGACCTACGCCTGCTCACTAACCGTTTCGCGAATGTGCTTCGCCGTCTCGGGATCGCCCGGAGCGAGCGTGTCTTCCTGCTCACGGGGCGCATTCCGGAGCTCTACATCAGCGCTCTCGGCACGCTCAAGAATGGCAACGTTTTCTGCCCGCTCTTTTCCGCGTTCGGACCGGATCCGATCCGCCAACGAATCGGAATCGGCGACGGACGCGTACTCGTCACCACCGCGACGCTTTACAAGCGAAAGGTCGCGGGTCTGCGCTCGTCACTGCCCGGCCTGCGCTACGTGCTGCTGATCGGCGACGCCAAAGAGATTCGCTCGATCCCGGATACGCTCGACTTCAGCAGCCTGATGGCTGAAGCAAGTGAGGATTTTGAGATCGCCGAGACGCGGCCCGACGACCTCGCCCTGCTTCACTTCACCAGCGGCACGACCGGCACTCCGAAAGGCGCGATGCATGTGCACGAAGCAGTGGTCGCGCATCACATGACCGGGCACTTCGCGTTGGACTTTCATCCCGACGACATCTTCTGGTGCACTGCCGACCCGGGATGGGTGACCGGCACCTCTTATGGAATCATCGCACCGCTCACTCACGGCATCACCAGCATTATCGACGAAGCCGAATTCGACGCCGAGCGCTGGTACGGCTTGGTGCAGAACGAGCGTGTCACGATCTGGTACACGGCGCCGACCGCGATCCGAATGATGATGAAGGTCGGGACCGAGGTGATAAGTAAATTTGACCTGAGCAATCTTCGTCTCGTCGCGAGCGTCGGCGAGCCGCTCAACCCTGAGGCTGTGGTGTGGGGACAAAGCGCGTTTGGCCTTCCCATTCACGACAATTGGTGGCAGACCGAGACGGGCGGGATCATGATCTCCAACTATCGCGCACTCAACATCCGCCCAGGATCAATGGGGCTGCCGCTGCCCGGTATCGAGGCTGGTATTGTCCGGCGTCTGCGCGACGGGACTGTCGAAATGTTGAATGAACCCGGAGTCGAAGGTGAGCTGGCGCTGCGTCCGGGATGGCCTTCGATGTTTCGCGGCTACCTCAACGAAGAGGCGCGCTATCGCAAGTGCTTCGCGGGCGGATGGTACCTGACCGGCGATCTCGCCCGCCGCGACGCGGATGGCTATTTCTGGTTCGTGGGCCGCGCTGACGACGTGATCAAGTCGTCCGGTCACCTCATCGGCCCGTTTGAGGTAGAAAGCGCGTTGCTGGAGCATCCGGCAGTGGCCGAAGCCGGAGTTATCGGCAAGCCCGATCCGATGGCGGGCGAGGTCGTGAAGGCTTTCGTTTCGCTGAAGCCTTCGTTTTCCGCGGGTGAAGAATTGCGCGAGGAGTTGCTCGGCTTCGGGCGCAAAAAACTGGGAGCCGTGGTCGCACCGAAGGAGATCGAGTTTATCGCGAGCGTGCCGAAGACACGCAGCGGTAAGATCATGCGCCGTCTGCTGAAAGCTCGCGAACTCGGTCTCCCCGAAGGCGACACCTCGACGCTGGAGAATCTATGA
- the pdhA gene encoding pyruvate dehydrogenase (acetyl-transferring) E1 component subunit alpha has translation MALQTLSQKSQPRAEHDLGLLRDMIRIRRFEEKCAELYSASKIRGFLHLYIGEEAVAVGAMGALGPDDNLVATYREHGHALIRGVPATSILAEMYGKQEGCSRGRGGSMHIFDAAHRFYGGNAIVGGGLPIAVGLALADKLQGRSQVTACFFGEGAVAEGEFHECMNLAALWKLPVLFCCENNLYAMGTALKRSESETDLCLKASSYEIPAWPVDGMDVTACEEAAKRAALAVRAGDGPCFLEFRTYRFRAHSMFDPQLYREKQEIEEWKKRDPIELYQNRLREQGTLSDADLKGIEDESAAEVAKAVEFAEAGTWEPIEDLTRFVYSDKTNP, from the coding sequence ATGGCACTGCAAACCCTGTCGCAAAAGTCGCAACCGCGCGCCGAGCACGACCTCGGGCTTTTGCGCGACATGATTCGCATCCGGCGCTTCGAGGAGAAGTGCGCCGAGCTCTATAGCGCCTCCAAGATTCGCGGCTTCCTGCATCTTTATATCGGCGAGGAGGCGGTGGCAGTCGGCGCGATGGGTGCGCTCGGGCCCGACGACAACCTGGTCGCGACGTATCGCGAGCACGGCCACGCACTGATCCGCGGCGTGCCCGCAACATCGATCCTCGCCGAGATGTACGGCAAGCAGGAGGGATGCAGCCGGGGCCGCGGCGGCTCGATGCATATTTTCGACGCGGCGCACCGCTTTTACGGCGGCAATGCTATCGTCGGCGGCGGGCTGCCGATTGCTGTCGGTCTCGCGCTCGCCGACAAGCTGCAAGGGCGATCGCAGGTGACCGCCTGCTTCTTCGGCGAGGGCGCCGTGGCGGAGGGCGAGTTCCACGAGTGCATGAACCTGGCGGCACTCTGGAAATTGCCGGTGCTGTTTTGCTGCGAGAACAATCTTTATGCAATGGGGACTGCGCTCAAGCGCTCCGAATCGGAAACCGATCTGTGTCTCAAGGCGAGCAGCTACGAGATTCCGGCATGGCCGGTCGACGGGATGGACGTGACTGCTTGTGAAGAAGCGGCGAAGCGCGCGGCGTTGGCGGTCCGCGCCGGCGACGGTCCGTGCTTCCTCGAATTCCGCACCTATCGCTTTCGCGCGCACTCGATGTTCGATCCGCAGCTCTATCGCGAGAAACAGGAAATCGAGGAGTGGAAGAAGCGCGACCCGATCGAGCTGTATCAGAATCGGCTGCGCGAACAGGGCACATTGAGCGACGCGGACTTGAAAGGCATCGAAGATGAATCTGCGGCCGAGGTAGCCAAAGCCGTCGAGTTCGCCGAGGCGGGGACCTGGGAGCCGATAGAAGACCTTACGAGATTCGTGTACTCGGACAAGACGAACCCATGA
- a CDS encoding alpha-ketoacid dehydrogenase subunit beta, protein MNASAKTARMTYREAMRQAIREALQRDPRVFLMGEDVGRYGGCYAVSKGLLEEFGPERIRDTPLSESAFVGAGIGAAMGGMRPIVEIMTVNFSLLALDQIMNNAATILHMSGGQFNIPLVIRMATGAGRQVGAQHSHSLEGWYAHIPGLKILAPAVIEDARWMLWTALEDPDPVLIFEHQTLYNMEGELPAGSGPVDIEKAIVRRPGTDVSLISYGGSLHKVVQAAEQLAPMGINAEVVDLRVLRPLDNATIIESVTRTHRALIVDEGWRSGSISAEVSARIMEGAFYELDVPVGRVCTAEVPIPYAKHLEDAALPQVPVIVETVRALMGSNG, encoded by the coding sequence ATGAACGCCTCAGCGAAGACTGCTCGGATGACCTATCGCGAGGCGATGCGCCAGGCGATTCGAGAGGCGCTGCAGCGCGACCCGCGTGTCTTCCTGATGGGCGAAGACGTCGGCCGCTACGGCGGCTGCTACGCCGTCAGCAAGGGGCTGCTCGAAGAATTCGGTCCCGAACGAATCCGCGACACGCCGCTCTCGGAGTCGGCGTTCGTGGGGGCGGGAATCGGTGCGGCTATGGGCGGGATGCGGCCGATCGTCGAGATCATGACCGTCAACTTCAGCCTTCTTGCCCTCGACCAGATCATGAACAACGCCGCGACCATCCTGCACATGTCGGGCGGCCAGTTTAATATCCCGCTCGTGATCCGAATGGCGACTGGCGCCGGACGTCAGGTCGGCGCGCAGCATTCGCATAGCCTCGAAGGCTGGTACGCGCACATTCCCGGACTCAAGATCCTCGCGCCCGCGGTGATCGAAGACGCGCGCTGGATGCTTTGGACGGCGCTCGAGGATCCCGACCCGGTGCTGATCTTCGAGCATCAGACCCTCTACAACATGGAGGGCGAGCTTCCAGCCGGCTCCGGTCCCGTCGATATAGAAAAAGCCATCGTGCGGCGCCCAGGCACCGATGTCAGCCTGATTTCGTACGGCGGCTCGCTGCACAAGGTTGTGCAGGCGGCTGAACAGCTTGCACCGATGGGCATCAACGCCGAGGTCGTCGATCTTCGCGTGCTGCGCCCGCTGGATAATGCAACGATTATCGAGTCGGTCACGCGAACGCATCGTGCCCTGATCGTCGACGAGGGATGGCGCAGCGGAAGCATCTCGGCCGAGGTCAGCGCGCGAATCATGGAAGGCGCCTTTTACGAACTCGACGTCCCGGTGGGGCGCGTGTGCACGGCCGAGGTGCCGATTCCCTACGCCAAGCATCTCGAGGATGCCGCACTGCCGCAGGTTCCTGTGATCGTGGAGACCGTGCGTGCGCTGATGGGCTCCAATGGCTGA